One region of Buchnera aphidicola (Eriosoma lanigerum) genomic DNA includes:
- a CDS encoding rhodanese-related sulfurtransferase, whose translation MFNLFNTTSNNKLQEKMINDNTSRITLSFYKYFYIRNPLLFRNNLYILFYSLNILGRVYVSKEGVNAQISIPKDISSYFKNILLNFSNEFNNIIINESIDNNNFSFWVLRIKVRNKLVSDGIEDKNFNPYIVGTYLNADLVNVMFNERKSIFVDMRNNYEYAIGHFDTAININRSRFRDQLKIIVKELEPYRNNNIILYCTGGIRCEKSTAWLKYHGFKHIYHIKNGIIGYVNEARKKNLPIYFKGKNFVFDARLTEKISEDILSFCQQCNNPCDTYVNCSYSKCHLLFIQCTKCSHIFNYCCSSICQRKINI comes from the coding sequence ATGTTCAATTTATTCAATACTACTTCTAATAATAAATTACAAGAAAAAATGATAAATGATAACACTTCTAGAATAACACTTTCTTTTTATAAATATTTTTATATTCGTAATCCTTTATTATTTCGTAATAATTTATATATTTTATTTTATTCTTTAAATATATTAGGTAGAGTATATGTTTCTAAAGAAGGTGTGAATGCTCAAATTAGCATTCCTAAAGATATTTCATCTTACTTTAAAAATATATTATTAAATTTTTCTAATGAATTTAATAATATTATCATTAATGAATCTATTGATAATAATAATTTTTCTTTTTGGGTTCTTAGGATTAAAGTTCGAAATAAATTAGTATCGGATGGAATTGAAGATAAAAATTTTAATCCTTATATTGTTGGAACTTATTTAAATGCAGATTTAGTAAATGTTATGTTTAATGAAAGAAAATCTATTTTTGTAGACATGAGAAATAATTATGAATATGCCATAGGTCATTTTGATACAGCAATTAATATTAATAGAAGTAGATTTCGTGATCAATTAAAAATAATTGTTAAAGAATTAGAACCATATCGAAATAATAATATTATATTGTATTGTACTGGTGGAATTAGATGTGAAAAATCTACTGCTTGGTTAAAATATCATGGATTTAAACATATTTATCATATTAAAAATGGAATTATAGGATATGTTAATGAAGCAAGAAAAAAAAATTTGCCAATTTATTTTAAAGGAAAAAACTTTGTATTTGATGCAAGATTAACTGAAAAAATTTCTGAAGATATTTTATCTTTTTGTCAACAATGCAATAATCCTTGTGATACATACGTTAATTGTAGTTATTCTAAATGTCATTTATTATTTATTCAATGTACAAAATGTTCACATATTTTTAATTATTGTTGTTCTTCTATATGTCAAAGAAAAATAAATATATAA